One Poecilia reticulata strain Guanapo linkage group LG19, Guppy_female_1.0+MT, whole genome shotgun sequence genomic window carries:
- the LOC103481760 gene encoding oocyte zinc finger protein XlCOF6-like, translated as MSDVMKVEADEPGGFSSEPPMCAASTSELEEGTQDSKDLTHQMFMTKEVPHDWSPSLDSENPEAHVKDEEEEQWISQEEELRTVKIKDEEKPHLSELHQIKTEDDVETEVPTSSSPEPVAENFRPPQPDRDPEAHVKDEEKEQWISQEEELRIVKIKDEEKPRLSELHQIKTEDDLETEAPTSSSPEPVAENFRRPEPDSDPESVCPSQQSNMADGEKTFGCNLCDKRFRCKRFVKLHMMTHTGKRELSCDLCGKGFVEKRSLQTHINVHTGEKPFACDVCCRRFHAKTSLTTHMKVHSEEKPFSCDVCGLRFWLKSVFKKHTQIHSTEKPFVCRVCSKRFLRQGNLKSHMHIHTGERPFICSVCSKGFSQLIHLTSHMRVHTGEKPLVCGFCHKGFSHSVSLKSHILVHSGDKPFVCRVCNKGFSRREVLKKHMPVHTGEKPFICEFCSRGFSRQENLKSHMCVHTGEKPFVCDVCSRGFSRRASLKSHMNVHTGQKPFICSVCSKGFSRQQNLRSHMRVHTGEKPLTCGFCHKGFSHSVSLKSHMLVHTGDKPFVCKVCNRGFLRLEILKSHMRVHTGEKPFICEFCSRGFSRQDILKNHMRVHTGEKPFVCDVCSKGFSRRASLKSHMRVHTGQKPFIWNVCGKGFSRPDTLKNHIRVHTGQKTFICSVCSRGFSRSASLKSHMCSHMKQTFCSEDLSHCENLKKPMDVHQDSN; from the exons ATGTCTGACGTGATGAAGGTCGAAGCAGACGAACCTGGGGGGTTCAGCTCGGAGCCCCCCATGTGTGCAGCATCCACATCAGAACTGGAGGAGGGAACACAAGACAGCAAGGATCTCA CTCATCAGATGTTTATGACTAAAGAGGTTCCCCATGACTGGAGTCCTAGTTTGGACAGTGAAAATCCAGAAGCCCACGTGAAGGACGAAGAAGAGGAGCAGTGGATCAGTCAGGAAGAAGAGTTGCGTACTGTGAAGATTAAAGATGAAGAGAAACCTCATTTATCAGAGCTTCatcaaatcaaaactgaagATGACGTAGAGACAGAAGTTCCAACCAGCAGTTCACCTGAACCTGTTGCAGAGAACTTTAGACCACCACAACCAGACAGGGACCCAGAAGCCCACGTGAAGGACGAAGAGAAGGAGCAGTGGATCAGTCAGGAGGAAGAGTTGCGTATTGTGAAGATTAAAGATGAAGAGAAACCTAGGTTGTCAGAACTTCatcaaatcaaaactgaagATGACCTAGAGACAGAAGCTCCAACCAGCAGTTCACCTGAACCTGTTGCAGAGAACTTTAGACGACCAGAACCAGATAGTGACCCAGAGTCTGTATGTCCCTCCCAGCAAAGTAACATGGCAGATGGGGAGAAAACATTTGGTTGCAATTTGTGTGATAAAAGATTCAGATGTAAGCGTTTTGTTAAATTACACATGATGACTCACACAGGAAAGAGAGAGCTTAGTTGTGATCTTTGTGGCAAAGGATTTGTAGAAAAGCGTTCTCTTCAGACACACATAAATGTCCACACTGGAGAGAAACCTTTTGCCTGTGACGTTTGCTGTAGAAGGTTTCATGCAAAGACAAGTCTTACTACACACATGAAGGTCCACTcagaagaaaaacctttttcatgtgATGTTTGTGGTTTAAGATTTTGGTTAAAATccgtttttaaaaagcacaccCAGATCCATTCCACAGAGAAACCGTTTGTTTGCCGTGTTTGTAGTAAAAGGTTTTTGCGACAAGGAAACCTAAAGAGTCACATGCATATTCACACCGGAGAGAGACCGTTTATTTGTAGTGTTTGTAGTAAAGGATTTTCTCAACTTATTCATCTGACGAGTCACATGCGtgttcacacaggagagaaaccatTGGTTTGTGGCTTTTGTCACAAAGGATTTTCCCATTCAGTTAGTCTAAAGAGTCACATTCTTGTTCATTCAGGGGACAAACCTTTCGTTTGTAGAGTTTGCAATAAAGGATTTTCAAGACGAGAGGTTCTAAAGAAACACATGCCTGTTCATACAGGAGAGAAACCgtttatttgtgaattttgtAGTAGAGGATTTTCACGACAAGAGAATCTAAAGAGTCACATGTGTGTTCACACCGGGGAGAAACCCTTCGTTTGCGATGTTTGTAGCAGAGGTTTTTCACGAAGAGCTAGTCTGAAGAGTCACATGAATGTTCATACGGGACAGAAACCATTTATTTGCAGTGTCTGTAGTAAAGGATTTTCACGACAACAGAATCTAAGGAGTCACATGCGtgttcacacaggagagaagccaTTGACCTGTGGTTTTTGTCACAAAGGATTTTCCCATTCAGTTAGTCTAAAGAGTCACATGCTTGTTCATACAGGAGACAAACCGTTTGTTTGTAAAGTGTGCAATAGAGGATTTTTAAGACTAGAGATTCTAAAGAGTCACATGCGTGTTCATACAGGAGAGAAACCgtttatttgtgaattttgtAGTAGAGGATTTTCACGACAAGATATTCTAAAGAATCACATGCGTGTTCACACCGGGGAGAAACCCTTTGTTTGCGACGTTTGTAGTAAAGGTTTTTCACGAAGAGCTAGTCTGAAGAGTCACATGCGCGTTCATACAGGACAGAAACCATTTATTTGGAACGTTTGTGGTAAAGGTTTTTCACGACCAGATACTCTAAAGAATCACATCCGTGTTCACACAGGACAAAAAACGTTCATCTGTAGTGTTTGTAGTCGAGGATTTTCACGTTCAGCCAGTCTAAAGAGTCACATGTGTTCACATATGAAACAAACCTTTTGCAGCGAAGACCTTTCACACTGTGAAAATTTGAAGAAACCTATGGATGTTCACCAGGACTCCAACTGA
- the LOC103481759 gene encoding gastrula zinc finger protein XlCGF8.2DB-like, with product MMEAKEEVPSDWSNSLNQQNSNTPHIKEEEEELRICLKEEQLTVKSEDEEKQVNEQIKTEEESKTDGATSSTAEKRKSDLDGEHCGGPEPDRNPNPACFSQQSEMTIHKTGQSSQLCSKPAAQSGVQSGEKPFSCSICGKSFKNKKCVRLHMMVHVQCKNHRCDLCGKCFKKNSSLQEHIRVHTGEKPFACDDCGRRFHAKTILRDHLKVHSGEKPFSCDICGARFKRNVCLTKHSKIHAAERPFVCGLCSKEFVHENNFTRHMRVHTGEKPFICGFCSKGFPLQTRLNSHMRVHTGERPYSCSVCSRAFSFQETLKRHMSVHTGEKPYTCSVCSRSFSHSDTLKTHMRVHTGEKPFVCSVCSRGFSQQRYLNGHMSVHSI from the coding sequence ATGATGGAAGCTAAAGAAGAGGTTCCCAGTGACTGGAGCAATAGTTTGAACCAGCAGAACTCAAACACCCCCCACataaaggaggaagaggaggaactaAGGATCTGTCTGAAGGAAGAGCAGCTTACTGTGAAAAGTGAAGATGAAGAGAAACAAGTCAATGAGCAGATCAAAACTGAAGAAGAAAGTAAGACAGATGGTGCAACCAGCAGTACAGCAGAGAAGAGAAAATCAGACCTTGATGGAGAGCACTGTggaggaccagaaccagacaggaACCCAAATCCAGCATGCTTTTCTCAACAAAGTGAGATGACAATTCACAAAACGGGCCAAAGTTCTCAATTGTGCTCTAAACCTGCTGCTCAGAGTGGAGTTCAATCAGGAGAAAAGCCCTTTAGTTGCAGTATTTGCggcaaaagtttcaaaaataagaaatgcgTTAGACTGCACATGATGGTCCATGTACAATGCAAGAACCATAGATGTGAcctttgtggaaaatgttttaaaaaaaacagtagccTTCAGGAACACATTAGAGTCCACACTGGAGAGAAACCATTTGCCTGTGATGACTGTGGTAGAAGGTTCCACGCAAAAACAATTCTTAGAGATCACCTAAAGGTTCATTCgggagaaaaacctttttcctgTGACATCTGCGGTgcaagatttaaaagaaatgtctgCCTTACGAAGCACTCGAAGATCCACGCTGCAGAGAGACCGTTTGTCTGTGGCCTTTGCAGTAAAGAGTTTGTACACGAAAATAATTTCACGAGACACATGCGcgttcacacaggagagaaaccgttCATTTGTGGCTTTTGTAGTAAAGGATTTCCGCTACAAACTCGTCTTAACAGTCACATGCGCGTTCACACAGGAGAGAGACCCTACAGTTGCAGCGTATGCAGTAGAGCATTTTCATTTCAAGAGACCCTAAAGCGACACATGTCTGTCCATACCGGAGAGAAACCATACACCTGCAGTGTTTGCAGTAGAAGTTTTTCACATAGTGATACTCTAAAAACCCACATGCGTGTTCACACTGGtgagaagccatttgtttgtagTGTTTGTAGTAGGGGATTTTCACAACAGAGATACCTTAATGGACACATGAGTGTTCACTCGATATAG
- the LOC103481766 gene encoding gastrula zinc finger protein XlCGF57.1-like encodes MSEVMKVETDEPGRFGSEPLISSASTSEEEEETQDNKEFIHQMLVVKVVPDDWSPSSDQPNPEFPSIKEEEEELSVSQEEEKLTVKTKDEKKPQLSEVHQIKNEDIMEIEAHDSSSAEELKMASGEDNCGEPERDDVTDPVCSYQHRKMTVHRSDKTSKLCSELMTRTGEKPFGCNVCGKRFKHKANFKHHMKIHIENREHNCELCGKGFKAKHFLQTHMRLHTGERPFACDDCGRRFHAKAVLKSHLEVHSGERAFSCDICGTRYKRKETLKKHMWVHTAERPFVCSVCSKGFYHQNSLRIHMNVHTGQRRYICSVCSKGFAEQETLKRHMRVHTGEKPFICGFCCKGFSQQMHLKRHMHVHTGEKQFICSVCSKEFSQQHHLKNHMEVHTASFSCSDCSKRFVKEIQLQRHARVHTEERPFGCDVCRSRFNQKCQLENHMRVHSGEKPFVCDVCSKGFSQQGNLKRHMVVHKVCNP; translated from the coding sequence TTCATCAGATGTTGGTGGTTAAAGTTGTTCCTGATGACTGGAGTCCCAGTTCGGACCAACCCAACCCAGAGTTCCCATCcataaaagaggaagaggaggaactgAGTGTCAGTCAAGAAGAAGAGAAGCTTACTGTGAAGActaaagatgaaaagaaaccCCAGTTATCAGAGGTTCATCAGATCAAAAATGAAGACATTATGGAGATAGAGGCTCATGACAGCAGCTCAGCTGAAGAGCTAAAAATGGCCTCTGGCGAAGACAACTGTGGTGAACCAGAAAGAGACGACGTCACAGATCCAGTGTGTTCTTACCAACATCGTAAGATGACGGTTCACAGAAGTGATAAAACGTCTAAATTGTGTTCCGAACTTATGACTCGCACTGGAGAAAAGCCCTTTGGTTGCAATGTTTGTGGCAAACGATTCAAGCATAAGGCCAATTTTAAACACCATATGAAAATTCACATTGAAAACAGAGAACATAACTGTGAACTTTGTGGCAAAGGATTTAAAGCTAAGCATTTCCTTCAAACGCACATGAGGCTTCACACCGGAGAGAGGCCGTTTGCATGCGACGACTGTGGGAGAAGGTTTCACGCTAAGGCAGTTCTTAAAAGTCACCTGGAGGTTCACTCTGGAGAAAGGGCTTTTTCCTGTGACATTTGTGGTACGAGATACAAAAGGAAGGAGACTCTTAAGAAGCACATGTGGGTCCACACGGCAGAAAGACCCTTTGTTTGTAGTGTGTGCAGTAAAGGATTTTATCATCAAAACAGTCTAAGGATTCACATGAACGTCCACACAGGGCAGAGACGGTATATATGCAGCGTTTGCAGCAAAGGATTTGCAGAACAAGAGACTCTGAAGAGACACATGCGCGTTCACACGGGAGAGAAGCCGTTTATTTGTGGCTTCTGCTGTAAAGGATTTTCACAGCAAATGCATTTGAAGAGACACATGCATGTTCACACCGGAGAGAAGCAGTTCATTTGCAGCGTTTGCAGCAAAGAGTTTTCTCAGCAGCACCATCTGAAAAACCACATGGAGGTTCATACCGCATCATTTAGCTGCAGTGATTGCAGTAAGCGCTTTGTGAAGGAAATCCAGTTGCAACGACATGCCAGAGTCCACACGGAGGAGAGGCCGTTTGGTTGTGACGTCTGTAGGAGCAGGTTTAATCAAAAGTGTCAGCTTGAAAATCACATGAGAGTGCATTCAGGAGAGAAGCCGTTTGTTTGTGATGTTTGCAGTAAAGGGTTTTCCCAACAAGGAAATCTGAAGCGACACATGGTCGTGCACAAGGTCTGCAACCCATGA